The following coding sequences are from one Musa acuminata AAA Group cultivar baxijiao chromosome BXJ1-6, Cavendish_Baxijiao_AAA, whole genome shotgun sequence window:
- the LOC103987426 gene encoding uncharacterized protein LOC103987426 — translation MAYIDNGVVKSKRTIWRFSLISDFFWAIVNFFGVFFITMFSMEKSDQYQKGLGSSKKWDGGHGGGPGGGSGGGPYGGGPGGRRGPYTLSDLRSNDHSSLPACGSCCGG, via the exons ATGGCGTACATCGATAACG GTGTTGTGAAGTCAAAGCGTACGATATGGCGGTTTAGTTTAATATCGGATTTCTTCTGGGCCATTGTAAACTTCTTTGGAGTATTCTTTATAACAATGTTCTCG ATGGAGAAATCGGATCAGTACCAGAAAGGATTGGGCTCTAGCAAGAAATGGGATGGTGGTCATGGTGGAGGACCCGGAGGTGGTTCTGGAGGAGGTCCATATGGTGGTGGGCCCGGTGGCCGCCGTGGGCCATATACCTTGAGCGATCTCCGGTCTAATGACCATA GTTCCCTTCCTGCTTGTGGTTCATGCTGTGGCGGTTAA
- the LOC135676059 gene encoding uncharacterized protein LOC135676059, giving the protein MGLQDRLEPNSVVGWADKGASFIMILASDSALPPCNQGSQRRQRGRRLSKMVAASGTNSWAKEMVIRRRIANIFNKREDDFPSLKDYNDYLEEVEDMTSNLVEGIDVAAIEAKIAKYQEENAEQIINARARKAEELAAALRASQNPSSVDPADAGPGPSSQGVGVGSQGQYAPAAVPGGLMQPRPTGMAPQPVPVGAPADPLQGYAAEDEETMKLRAERGARAGGWTIELSKRRAIEEAFSGIWV; this is encoded by the exons ATgggtttgcaagataggctggagCCCAACTCGGTTGTGGGATGGGCTGACAAAGGCGCAAGCTTTATAATGATTCTTGCGTCGGATTCCGCTCTTCCGCCCTGCAACCAGGGCTCCCAACGACGGCAGAGAGGGCGGCGGCTGAGTAAGATGGTGGCGGCGTCGGGAACCAATTCATGGGCTAAAGAAATGGTCATCCGAAGGAGGATAGCCAACAT ATTTAATAAGAGGGAAGACGATTTTCCATCTCTTAAAGACTACAATGACTATTTGGAAGAAGTTGAGGATATGA CTTCCAATTTAGTTGAAGGAATTGATGTTGCTGCTATTGAAGCTAAGATCGCTAAATACCAAGAAGAGAATGCTGAACAAATAATTAATGCTCGAGCACGTAAG GCTGAAGAATTAGCAGCAGCACTAAGGGCAAGCCAAAATCCAAGCTCGGTGGATCCAGCTGATGCA GGTCCTGGACCAAGTTCACAAGGGGTTGGTGTCGGCAGTCAAGGGCAATATGCTCCTGCTGCTGTCCCTGGTGGATTAATGCAACCGCGACCTACGGGTATGGCTCCACAGCCTGTTCCTGTTGGAGCTCCAGCAGATCCTCTGCAAGGGTATGCGGCTGAGGATGAAGAGACCATGAAGCTACGAGCCGAGAGGGGGGCCCGAGCTGGAGGATGGACAATTGAGCTGAGCAAGAGGAGGGCAATCGAAGAAGCCTTCAGCGGCATATGGGTATGA